In Legionella spiritensis, the following proteins share a genomic window:
- a CDS encoding proline--tRNA ligase: MRTSQWFVATLRETPNDAEIVSHQLMLRSGMIRKLASGLYTWMPLGLRVLRKIEQIIREEMNRSHAMEVLMPAVQPAELWQETGRWDSFGGQLLTMTDSNGRDYCFGPTHEEVITDLIRNELRSYKQLPVNFYQIQTKFRDEIRPRFGVMRAREFIMKDAYSFHLSQESLQETYQVMYNTYCRIFDRLGLRYRAVEADTGAIGGSASHEFQVLADSGEDLIFYSDESNYAANIEQATSLPPEPAKTGGDKPLTLVDTPDKNTMNDVAVFLDIPTSQMVKTLIVQGNEHPLIALILRGDDDLNEIKAAKHPLIKSPLSFADNDTILQQLQAPVGSLGPVNLTIPVIADHHALALASFVCGANQADKHYLHASWGRDAQYQEACDLRNVKEGDISPDGKGHLRSCRGIEVGHVFQLGDKYAQAMKAAVLNEDGQLQTMIMGCYGLGVSRVVAAAIEQHHDEHGIIWPMTIAPFQLVLIPVNGHRSQTVRDRAEKLYRELSDMGIDVLLDDRNERPGVLFADSDLMGIPHRLVISERHLEQDAIEYKERAGQESITMPMAELPAFIKKTFLPVS, from the coding sequence ATGCGTACATCGCAATGGTTTGTAGCCACCCTCAGAGAAACGCCAAACGATGCGGAAATCGTCTCTCATCAACTGATGTTGCGATCCGGCATGATCCGCAAGCTCGCGTCCGGTTTGTATACCTGGATGCCGCTGGGATTAAGAGTGTTGCGTAAAATAGAACAGATTATCAGAGAAGAGATGAACCGAAGCCATGCCATGGAAGTATTAATGCCGGCTGTACAACCGGCTGAACTCTGGCAGGAAACCGGACGCTGGGATAGTTTTGGCGGACAACTCCTGACCATGACAGACAGCAACGGACGTGACTATTGCTTTGGCCCAACCCATGAGGAAGTCATCACGGATTTAATCCGTAACGAACTACGCTCTTACAAACAGCTTCCGGTTAATTTTTATCAGATTCAAACCAAATTTCGTGATGAAATCCGGCCTCGTTTCGGTGTCATGCGCGCCCGCGAATTTATTATGAAAGACGCTTATTCTTTCCACTTAAGCCAGGAGTCGCTGCAAGAGACGTATCAGGTGATGTATAACACCTATTGTCGCATCTTTGACCGTCTTGGTCTTCGATACCGTGCTGTGGAAGCCGATACCGGTGCTATAGGCGGCTCCGCTTCCCATGAGTTTCAGGTACTCGCAGACTCCGGCGAAGACCTCATTTTTTACAGCGATGAAAGCAATTACGCTGCCAATATCGAGCAAGCCACCAGCCTGCCTCCAGAACCTGCGAAAACCGGCGGCGACAAACCGTTGACCCTCGTCGATACCCCTGATAAAAACACCATGAACGACGTGGCCGTTTTTTTAGACATACCAACCAGTCAAATGGTGAAAACACTTATTGTACAAGGAAATGAACATCCTCTGATCGCCCTGATTCTGCGTGGAGATGATGACTTGAACGAAATTAAGGCCGCCAAACATCCACTGATCAAATCGCCATTGAGCTTTGCCGATAACGACACCATTTTGCAACAGTTACAAGCGCCTGTCGGTTCATTGGGACCGGTCAACCTGACTATCCCGGTTATTGCCGATCATCATGCCCTGGCGCTTGCCTCTTTCGTCTGTGGCGCCAACCAGGCGGACAAACATTATCTGCACGCCAGCTGGGGCCGTGACGCGCAATATCAGGAGGCCTGTGATTTGCGCAATGTCAAGGAAGGCGACATCAGTCCGGATGGTAAAGGCCATTTACGATCTTGTCGCGGCATTGAGGTGGGTCATGTTTTTCAATTGGGCGATAAATACGCCCAGGCAATGAAAGCCGCCGTATTGAACGAAGACGGACAATTACAAACCATGATCATGGGTTGCTATGGTCTGGGCGTAAGCCGCGTCGTAGCGGCCGCAATTGAACAACACCATGATGAACATGGCATTATCTGGCCCATGACGATTGCTCCCTTCCAACTGGTTCTGATTCCCGTCAATGGCCACCGTTCGCAAACGGTTCGTGACCGCGCGGAAAAATTATATCGGGAGTTGTCAGACATGGGCATTGATGTGTTACTTGATGATCGTAATGAACGTCCGGGGGTGTTATTTGCCGACAGTGATTTGATGGGCATACCTCACCGCCTGGTCATCAGTGAACGTCATTTGGAACAGGATGCCATTGAGTACAAGGAACGCGCCGGTCAGGAGAGTATCACGATGCCGATGGCGGAGCTCCCTGCCTTCATCAAAAAAACGTTTCTCCCGGTTTCGTGA
- a CDS encoding LysR family transcriptional regulator: protein MNTIALMRTFCKVVQHRGFHAAAKSINLSAAAVSKQISLLESELGVTLFERTTRKVTLTTIGEAYYQEVQRVLLAVERANNLVASSRAIPGGLIRVKSSRYFAEHFILPRVAAFQKAYPDIRLDLQIAEQVPHLLEEELDIVFGMSMSVASNSIRKKITSTRYILCASPAYLAEHGQPEEISDLTRYDYITHSMRQPNNSWTFAGGETIVFEPALYLNDATSMAYCVEQGMGIAALHHYQIAEALRDGRLVEILPGFRMPVIPVFLYYHPARFIQPKIKVWIEWMGKDIPEEI from the coding sequence ATGAACACCATTGCATTAATGAGAACGTTTTGTAAAGTTGTTCAGCATCGTGGATTCCATGCTGCTGCCAAGTCTATCAATCTGTCGGCCGCGGCGGTTAGCAAGCAAATCAGCTTACTGGAGTCGGAGTTGGGCGTGACGCTGTTTGAAAGAACGACACGCAAGGTGACGCTAACAACCATCGGCGAGGCTTATTACCAGGAGGTACAACGCGTCTTGCTGGCCGTTGAGCGGGCTAATAATCTGGTCGCTTCATCCAGGGCGATTCCCGGTGGATTGATACGGGTGAAAAGTTCGCGTTATTTTGCCGAACATTTTATCTTGCCTCGTGTGGCGGCCTTTCAAAAGGCATACCCTGATATTCGTCTGGATCTTCAAATAGCGGAGCAGGTTCCTCATTTACTGGAAGAGGAACTCGACATTGTGTTTGGTATGTCCATGTCCGTGGCGTCCAATTCCATCCGGAAGAAAATAACATCCACACGGTATATTTTATGCGCTTCCCCGGCCTATCTTGCTGAGCATGGCCAGCCGGAGGAAATCAGCGACTTGACAAGATACGATTATATTACTCACAGTATGCGGCAACCGAATAACAGCTGGACGTTTGCCGGCGGTGAAACCATCGTTTTTGAACCCGCCCTGTATTTAAACGATGCAACTTCGATGGCTTATTGTGTGGAACAGGGCATGGGTATTGCTGCGTTACACCATTACCAGATTGCGGAAGCGCTGCGGGATGGACGGTTGGTTGAGATCCTGCCCGGCTTCCGGATGCCGGTTATTCCTGTTTTTCTCTATTATCATCCCGCCCGGTTTATCCAACCGAAAATCAAAGTCTGGATTGAATGGATGGGCAAGGATATTCCCGAAGAGATATAG
- a CDS encoding bifunctional SulP family inorganic anion transporter/carbonic anhydrase has translation MTTAINSGLRKLNVYKRRHLKFDVIAAIVVFLVAIPLCLGIALASGTSLISGLISGMIGGIVVGTLSGSQVSVSGPAAGMAAVVLTAITQLGDFNTFLLALMLAGALQVIVGVLRAGMVADYVPSNVVQGLLCAIGILLIIKQLPLAFTFSSELTELEAHLLETTESLNLNPLYDFSYHINSGAIIISLISFAILIFCDTVKLRWLESIPAPILVVIAGIILNELFQMTNSSFVQNTPQLVNIPHTNGVGDLTDQLTFPKWSAWTNPLVYLYALIIAIVASLESLLNVKASEKLDKKRRYCSKDQELVAQGTGNIIAGLIGAIPITSVIVRTSVNIQAGARTKFSAILHGFFLLFAVLLIPQWLNTIPIASLAVILIYTGYKLTKPSIYSNIYRQGSDRFIPFIATVISIVIFNLLAGILIGLSISLFYILKSNSKARLDIVKEFYPKGVISRLILPQQISFLNKASLVAELDSIPPKSQLIIDATQSNYIDKEIIELIQEYKNEQAPLKQISLNLVGFQEKYEIHNYIDFIHVTTYDVQSNLAPYEVLNILREGNLRFLQDTRIHRSSKIDVPHTSQGQHPIAVVLGCIDSRVPVETIFDMSFGDLFCIRIAGNVINDDVLASMEYACHVAGAKLIVVLGHTRCGAIQSACDGVEKGHITQLLAKISPALNAETETQTNRNSSNTAFLDHVTSLNVANTLHQVYKNSDILKTMIEQDNISMVGSIYNVETGMVHFHDFSGELAQLCQNTNDVIVEKTRQLLMEAGISPSVKDKKPEQHGQLQE, from the coding sequence ATGACGACAGCAATAAACTCGGGCTTGCGCAAATTAAATGTTTATAAACGCCGGCATTTGAAATTCGATGTCATCGCGGCCATCGTTGTTTTTCTGGTTGCCATTCCATTATGTCTTGGTATCGCCCTGGCTTCGGGAACATCATTAATTTCCGGCCTTATCAGTGGCATGATCGGAGGAATCGTGGTCGGCACGCTCAGCGGATCCCAGGTCAGCGTCAGCGGCCCCGCCGCAGGTATGGCCGCCGTTGTCCTCACCGCCATAACACAGCTTGGTGATTTCAATACCTTTCTTCTTGCCCTGATGCTGGCCGGCGCCCTTCAGGTTATTGTTGGAGTATTACGAGCGGGAATGGTGGCGGATTACGTTCCTTCCAATGTCGTACAGGGGTTGTTATGCGCCATCGGGATATTGCTCATCATCAAACAGTTACCTCTGGCCTTTACCTTCTCTTCCGAATTAACCGAACTCGAAGCTCATTTGCTGGAAACGACCGAAAGTTTGAATCTCAATCCCCTGTATGATTTCTCCTATCATATTAACAGCGGCGCCATTATTATTTCCCTGATTTCCTTCGCCATTCTTATTTTCTGCGACACGGTAAAATTACGATGGCTGGAGAGTATTCCGGCTCCCATACTTGTTGTCATTGCCGGAATCATCCTTAATGAACTTTTCCAGATGACGAATTCGTCCTTCGTGCAAAATACGCCGCAACTGGTTAATATCCCCCATACCAACGGCGTGGGCGATTTGACCGATCAATTGACTTTTCCCAAATGGTCGGCATGGACAAATCCCCTTGTCTATTTATACGCCCTGATTATAGCTATCGTTGCTTCTCTGGAAAGCCTGCTCAACGTGAAAGCCAGTGAAAAACTGGATAAAAAGCGGCGTTACTGTTCCAAGGATCAGGAATTGGTGGCCCAGGGGACAGGTAATATTATTGCCGGATTAATAGGTGCCATACCCATCACCTCCGTTATTGTTCGCACGTCCGTCAACATTCAGGCTGGAGCCAGGACAAAATTCTCTGCCATACTGCACGGCTTCTTTCTTCTTTTTGCCGTGCTGTTAATTCCCCAGTGGCTCAATACCATTCCCATCGCCTCTCTGGCTGTTATATTGATCTATACCGGTTATAAATTGACGAAACCCTCGATTTATTCCAATATCTACAGGCAAGGGAGCGATCGTTTCATTCCCTTTATCGCCACAGTCATTAGTATCGTTATTTTCAACTTGCTGGCCGGCATACTGATTGGCTTAAGCATCAGCCTGTTTTATATTCTTAAATCCAACAGCAAGGCGCGTCTCGATATTGTCAAGGAGTTTTATCCCAAGGGCGTCATCAGCCGTTTGATATTACCGCAACAAATCAGCTTTTTGAATAAAGCGTCTCTGGTTGCGGAACTGGATTCCATTCCGCCAAAATCGCAGTTAATCATCGACGCCACCCAAAGTAATTATATTGACAAGGAAATCATCGAGCTTATCCAGGAATATAAAAACGAGCAGGCTCCTCTCAAGCAGATCAGCTTGAATCTGGTCGGGTTCCAGGAAAAATATGAAATTCATAACTACATCGATTTTATTCATGTCACCACGTATGATGTGCAGAGTAATTTAGCCCCCTATGAAGTCTTGAATATCCTGCGGGAAGGTAATTTACGCTTTTTACAGGATACCCGTATCCACCGCTCGTCAAAAATCGATGTTCCGCACACCTCGCAGGGCCAGCATCCCATCGCGGTCGTTCTCGGGTGCATTGACTCGCGAGTGCCGGTAGAAACTATTTTTGATATGAGTTTCGGGGATTTATTTTGTATAAGGATTGCCGGTAACGTTATCAATGATGATGTGTTAGCCAGTATGGAATACGCCTGTCACGTGGCAGGCGCCAAATTGATCGTCGTTTTAGGGCACACCCGCTGTGGCGCTATCCAGTCCGCCTGTGATGGTGTGGAAAAAGGACATATCACCCAACTGCTGGCGAAAATCAGCCCCGCCCTGAATGCTGAAACCGAAACTCAAACCAATCGTAACAGCAGCAACACGGCGTTTCTGGATCACGTCACCTCACTGAATGTGGCCAACACCTTGCATCAAGTCTACAAGAATAGCGACATTCTCAAAACCATGATTGAACAGGACAACATTTCCATGGTCGGTTCTATTTACAACGTTGAAACCGGCATGGTTCATTTTCATGATTTTTCCGGAGAGTTGGCGCAATTGTGTCAAAACACCAATGATGTCATTGTTGAAAAGACCAGACAATTGCTGATGGAAGCGGGGATATCCCCATCCGTTAAGGATAAAAAACCGGAGCAACACGGACAATTACAAGAATAG
- the ttcA gene encoding tRNA 2-thiocytidine(32) synthetase TtcA encodes MSSTPSATEKKLLHYTGKAIADFNMIQRGDRVMVCLSGGKDSFSLLTILNTLRKRSGNKFELFAFTLDQAQPGWDDSKLRSWLEERNIPHEILTRDTYSIVKEKIPEGKTYCSLCSRLRRGIIYRYAEEHGFNKIALGHHRDDLIRTLLMSILYNGDIRSMPPKLLSDNKKHMVVRPLCYVQERDIISFANEENFPIIPCNLCGSQENLMRKRVGKLIDQLAEENPKVPSNILHALQSIKPSQLMDQSLWHFKTLENDLQAANPEDKKATLFHHEEFAELEE; translated from the coding sequence ATGTCCTCCACCCCTTCAGCAACAGAAAAAAAATTATTGCACTACACCGGCAAAGCCATCGCGGATTTTAATATGATTCAGCGCGGCGATCGGGTTATGGTTTGTTTATCAGGAGGTAAAGACTCCTTCTCCCTGCTGACCATATTAAACACCTTGCGGAAACGCTCCGGCAATAAATTCGAACTCTTTGCCTTTACGCTGGATCAGGCCCAACCAGGTTGGGATGACAGCAAACTTCGCTCCTGGCTGGAAGAACGCAACATTCCTCATGAAATACTGACCCGCGACACCTATTCGATTGTCAAGGAAAAAATACCAGAGGGGAAAACCTATTGTTCCCTGTGCTCACGACTACGCCGCGGCATCATCTATCGTTATGCCGAAGAACACGGTTTTAATAAAATCGCTTTAGGCCACCACCGTGACGATTTAATCCGTACGCTTCTGATGTCCATTCTGTACAATGGCGATATCCGCTCCATGCCTCCAAAATTGTTGAGCGATAACAAAAAACACATGGTTGTTCGCCCGCTGTGCTATGTTCAGGAGCGCGACATCATATCGTTTGCCAATGAAGAGAATTTTCCGATTATTCCCTGTAATTTATGCGGTTCGCAGGAAAACCTGATGCGTAAACGGGTTGGCAAACTCATCGACCAGTTAGCGGAAGAAAACCCCAAAGTGCCGAGTAACATCCTTCATGCCTTGCAAAGCATCAAACCAAGCCAGTTAATGGATCAGAGTTTATGGCATTTTAAAACCCTGGAAAACGATCTGCAGGCTGCAAATCCCGAGGATAAAAAAGCAACGTTATTTCACCATGAAGAATTTGCCGAACTTGAAGAATAA
- a CDS encoding TolC family outer membrane protein has translation MKKLLLCFVLISGLPATTYAIDLMDIYRQALENDPTFKQAYSTYMSSSEAIPQARAALYPQLTLGGEIARNIQDVNAAGTHVQATYNSTQWLVTASQTVFNYEYWSLVQQAKASVKSAQATFNDAAQDLILRTAQAYFDVLFAKDTLNFAEAKKRANKRQLDQAEQRFKVGLDAITSVYEAKAAYDQSVAEVIAARNNQINQNENLRKLTNHVYEYLSPLHASRIPLIKPEPDNVDEWVNTGIRQNYKLFSAKYSLQAARENIRAKSSSAWPFATIQSNTAQTHNNSQSSSFFVPSRQTTSGIALSVTFPVFQGGLVQSETRQAQYDFQTSSEQLEQTYRDVVVNSHIAFNTIVDGISKVKADRQTIVSQKNSLESTEAQFQVGTRTMVDVVNAQQRLFEAQELLARDQYALINAFLRLKYLAGTLNVNDLEQVNSWLDTTRVNSFPPQSSANAVK, from the coding sequence ATTAAAAAACTGCTTTTGTGTTTCGTATTAATAAGCGGATTACCGGCAACAACCTACGCAATCGACCTGATGGATATCTACCGGCAGGCGTTGGAAAATGATCCCACATTCAAGCAGGCTTATAGTACCTATATGTCCAGCAGTGAAGCGATACCCCAGGCGAGGGCCGCGCTTTATCCGCAGCTCACCCTTGGAGGCGAGATTGCCCGCAATATTCAGGATGTCAACGCGGCTGGCACGCATGTACAGGCTACCTACAACAGTACGCAATGGCTGGTTACAGCCAGCCAGACCGTTTTTAATTACGAATACTGGTCACTGGTGCAACAAGCGAAGGCATCGGTCAAATCCGCCCAGGCGACGTTTAATGACGCTGCCCAGGATTTGATCCTGCGAACCGCACAGGCTTATTTTGACGTGCTTTTCGCCAAGGACACCCTGAACTTTGCCGAGGCCAAGAAACGGGCGAACAAGCGGCAGCTTGATCAAGCCGAACAACGTTTCAAAGTCGGCCTGGATGCCATCACCTCCGTATACGAAGCAAAAGCCGCCTACGATCAATCCGTTGCAGAAGTCATTGCCGCCAGAAATAACCAAATCAATCAAAATGAAAATCTGCGTAAACTGACCAATCATGTTTACGAATACCTCTCACCCCTGCATGCCAGCCGGATACCGTTGATCAAACCGGAACCGGATAATGTTGACGAATGGGTTAATACCGGCATCAGGCAAAATTACAAACTGTTTTCAGCGAAATACTCGCTTCAGGCTGCACGAGAAAATATTCGAGCCAAATCATCCAGCGCCTGGCCTTTCGCGACCATTCAAAGCAATACCGCACAAACTCATAATAATTCCCAAAGTTCATCGTTTTTCGTACCGTCACGACAAACAACCTCCGGTATTGCCCTGTCCGTTACGTTTCCTGTATTCCAGGGCGGCCTGGTTCAGTCTGAAACAAGGCAGGCTCAGTACGACTTTCAAACATCGAGCGAGCAACTGGAACAAACCTATCGCGACGTTGTCGTCAACAGCCATATTGCGTTCAACACCATTGTTGATGGCATCAGCAAGGTGAAGGCGGACAGACAAACTATCGTTTCCCAGAAAAACTCCCTGGAAAGCACCGAAGCCCAGTTTCAGGTGGGAACACGTACCATGGTCGACGTAGTCAATGCGCAACAGCGGCTATTTGAAGCGCAGGAACTGTTGGCCAGGGATCAGTACGCCCTGATTAACGCGTTTCTCAGACTGAAATATCTCGCCGGCACCTTGAATGTCAATGATCTGGAACAGGTCAATTCCTGGCTGGATACTACCAGAGTCAACAGCTTCCCGCCCCAGTCCTCGGCCAACGCCGTGAAATAA
- a CDS encoding protein-L-isoaspartate O-methyltransferase family protein: MISQNARINMVKQQLRTGDVLDETILELYDTIPRHDFVPATMRDFAYSDMQIPLGYGERMMTPLEEGKILQALALNGHETVLEVGTGSGYLTALLSRLSHKVISIDYYADFTGNARKNLEQHQCNNVELLTGDGCRGWLDKAPFEVMILTGAVETITETHRLQILPGGKLCAIVGKDPVMQCKLFSLDFQGNWEETVLFDTNIPPLIDKLKPKEFVF, from the coding sequence ATGATCAGTCAAAATGCAAGAATCAATATGGTCAAACAACAGCTTCGTACGGGCGATGTTCTTGATGAAACTATCCTCGAACTGTACGACACAATTCCCCGCCATGATTTTGTGCCCGCAACCATGCGGGACTTCGCCTATTCCGATATGCAAATCCCGTTAGGCTACGGCGAACGTATGATGACGCCTCTGGAGGAGGGGAAAATTTTACAGGCCCTTGCCTTAAACGGCCATGAAACAGTTCTTGAAGTAGGAACCGGTTCAGGATATCTTACCGCATTGCTGAGCCGGTTAAGCCATAAAGTCATCAGCATCGATTATTATGCGGACTTTACCGGCAACGCCCGAAAAAACCTGGAACAACATCAATGCAACAACGTGGAATTGCTCACCGGTGACGGTTGCCGGGGCTGGCTGGATAAAGCACCTTTTGAAGTCATGATATTAACTGGTGCGGTAGAAACAATTACGGAAACACATCGACTGCAGATTTTACCGGGTGGCAAACTTTGCGCTATTGTTGGGAAAGATCCGGTCATGCAATGCAAATTGTTTTCCCTGGATTTTCAGGGTAACTGGGAAGAAACCGTATTATTTGACACGAACATCCCTCCCCTGATCGACAAATTAAAACCTAAAGAATTTGTTTTCTAG
- a CDS encoding glycine C-acetyltransferase yields the protein MLEQFTEFLQSEIHKLKEEGLYKSERVISGQQQAEVMVQGQEVINLCANNYLGLANNGELITEGCKAIERYGYGMASVRFICGTQTPHKELESQLSHFLGKEDSILYSSCFDANTGLFETLLGPEDAIISDALNHASIIDGIRLCKAARFRYNNNDMTDLEARLKEAKNARFRLIATDGVFSMDGIIANLQGICELADRYDAMVMVDDSHAVGFMGDTGRGTPEYCGVSERIDILTGTLGKALGGASGGYTTSNRVIVDWLRQRSRPYLFSNTLAPVIAHTSIAVLDMLSKNHTLIEKLKRNTRYFREGMAKLGFTLVPGEHPIIPVMLGDAALAGQMADRLLQEGVYVVGFSYPVVPKGKARIRTQMSAAHEIAHLDKALEAFAKVGKELGIIH from the coding sequence GTGCTTGAGCAATTTACTGAATTTCTGCAATCCGAGATTCATAAACTCAAAGAAGAAGGTTTGTATAAATCAGAACGGGTTATATCCGGCCAGCAACAGGCTGAGGTCATGGTACAGGGACAGGAAGTTATCAACCTCTGCGCTAACAATTATCTGGGTCTTGCCAATAATGGCGAATTAATTACGGAAGGTTGCAAGGCAATCGAGCGCTACGGGTACGGTATGGCGTCAGTACGGTTTATCTGCGGTACCCAGACTCCCCATAAAGAACTTGAAAGTCAACTCAGTCATTTTCTTGGCAAGGAGGATTCCATTCTGTATTCCTCATGTTTTGACGCCAACACCGGATTGTTTGAAACGTTATTAGGGCCGGAAGACGCCATTATCAGCGATGCCCTAAACCACGCCAGTATTATTGATGGTATCCGGTTATGCAAGGCGGCTCGTTTTCGTTATAACAATAATGATATGACCGATTTGGAAGCCAGACTCAAGGAAGCAAAAAACGCCCGGTTTCGTTTGATCGCAACGGATGGGGTTTTTTCCATGGATGGCATCATTGCCAATTTACAAGGCATTTGCGAACTGGCGGATCGATACGACGCCATGGTTATGGTTGATGATTCACATGCCGTAGGATTTATGGGAGATACGGGTCGGGGTACTCCGGAATATTGCGGTGTCTCCGAACGGATTGATATTCTTACCGGAACACTTGGCAAGGCGCTGGGCGGTGCTTCCGGAGGGTATACCACCTCAAACAGGGTGATTGTGGACTGGTTACGCCAACGTTCAAGACCCTATCTGTTTTCCAATACCCTGGCGCCGGTTATTGCCCATACGTCCATAGCGGTGCTTGACATGTTGTCGAAAAACCACACACTGATTGAGAAACTGAAAAGAAATACCCGTTATTTCCGTGAGGGTATGGCAAAGCTTGGTTTTACTCTGGTTCCGGGTGAACATCCCATTATTCCCGTTATGCTTGGTGATGCGGCACTGGCCGGTCAAATGGCTGATCGGTTGTTACAGGAAGGCGTGTACGTGGTGGGATTTTCCTACCCGGTTGTTCCCAAAGGTAAAGCCAGAATCCGAACGCAAATGTCAGCCGCTCACGAAATCGCTCATCTGGATAAGGCTCTGGAGGCCTTTGCCAAGGTCGGCAAGGAACTGGGAATCATTCATTAA
- the tdh gene encoding L-threonine 3-dehydrogenase has product MKSLVKAKSEPGIWMEDVPVPDYGVNDVLIKIHKTAICGTDIHIYSWDEWAQATIPVPMTVGHEFYGEIAGIGSEVKGLQIGQRVSGEGHITCGMCRNCRAGKRHLCRNTQGVGVNRPGCFAEYLALPASNVLVLPDNISGDQAAILDPFGNATHCALAFDMVGEDVLITGAGPIGIMAVAIARHIGARHVVITDVNDHRLELARKMGATSAVNVKYQSIREVMDELGMIEGFDVGLEMSGNPMALNDMVKCMNHGGHVAMLGIPPQETPIDWNQVIFKGLVIKGIYGREMFETWYKMIAMLQSGLNISPVITHHFPVASYQHAFQIMASGQSGKVILDWTE; this is encoded by the coding sequence ATGAAATCGTTAGTGAAAGCGAAAAGTGAACCCGGAATCTGGATGGAAGATGTTCCCGTTCCTGATTATGGTGTTAATGATGTATTAATTAAAATTCATAAAACGGCTATTTGCGGTACGGATATCCATATTTACTCCTGGGATGAATGGGCGCAGGCGACCATTCCGGTTCCCATGACCGTTGGCCATGAATTTTATGGTGAGATTGCCGGGATCGGTTCGGAGGTCAAGGGATTGCAAATCGGACAACGTGTTTCCGGTGAGGGACATATTACCTGTGGCATGTGTAGAAACTGCCGGGCGGGGAAACGCCATCTTTGCCGCAACACACAAGGTGTTGGTGTGAACCGGCCCGGGTGTTTTGCGGAGTATCTCGCTTTACCGGCCAGCAATGTTCTGGTTTTACCCGATAATATTTCCGGGGATCAGGCCGCTATTCTTGATCCGTTTGGCAACGCGACGCATTGTGCCCTGGCTTTCGATATGGTGGGTGAGGATGTGCTCATTACCGGAGCAGGCCCTATAGGAATTATGGCCGTTGCCATCGCCCGCCATATTGGAGCGCGTCATGTTGTCATTACGGATGTAAACGATCATCGTCTCGAACTGGCTCGCAAAATGGGTGCGACCTCTGCCGTTAATGTCAAATATCAATCCATTAGAGAAGTTATGGATGAACTGGGGATGATCGAAGGCTTTGATGTCGGGCTTGAAATGTCAGGTAATCCCATGGCTTTAAATGACATGGTCAAATGTATGAATCATGGCGGGCATGTGGCCATGCTTGGCATTCCGCCCCAGGAAACGCCGATTGACTGGAATCAGGTCATTTTTAAGGGGTTGGTGATCAAGGGTATTTATGGCAGGGAAATGTTTGAAACATGGTATAAAATGATCGCCATGTTACAGAGCGGCCTTAATATTTCACCGGTGATTACTCACCATTTCCCGGTTGCCAGCTATCAGCACGCGTTTCAAATCATGGCATCGGGGCAATCGGGTAAAGTGATACTGGATTGGACTGAATGA